The sequence GTAATAATGACTAGTACcgaacttaaatattttgagtcGGTGATTTGGGTCTCACCGAATTACTATTTCTAGCGGGTTCgattgttacatttggtatcacaGTCCATTCACCAGTCTGAAGTGTAAGAGGCCTCACATTGTTCGAGAATTTTGGACTCTACGTGTGATTGGACTGATAAAAACGCCAGAATCTAAATGCGAAGAGTCTATGACATTCAAATAGTTGTGATTGGAAATATAAGAGACTATAGATTCTAATAACAATAATCgggcttaaatattttagaccaatagtttggacccaacgagttatgcGAAAAAACCTTATATTTTGGCGGAGATTGGACTCTTACTTCATAGAGGGATCTTCCATATCCAAAAATGAAGTCCACAGATCCTTGGATGAAGCAGTTGTTGAAGTAGTGCAGGCCCTTGTGGTCATAGAGTGTGTCCTGTGTCCCATAAAAGCTGCAGTTGTAGAAGGCCGCCTTGCCGCCGGAGACGCGGAGCGCCACCGCCTGCCCTCCGACCTGCCCGCTTTCGGGGTTTGGCGCGGCATTCTGCAGGTAGATGGCTAATCATGATCTTTGCGCAGATTTTGTCATTGCTTACATTCTCTATCTTACTTCGGCTTCAGCTTCAAATGAAATATTCACTATAAACAAAATCTCATTAGAAGGATGTTTTTTAGACGACGCTTGAAAACACATCCCTAAAAGTTTCTATTAGATAACAAATACCGACGCTTCAAAAAGCATCGTTATATAAATCGTCTATTTTATCAAACTAATTTATTGAAGGATAAAATacacaattattttttatttttcaatatatcCTGATTCTTTAAACCGCGCGTTGAAATATATTTCACCGATGCATAGTATATTAGTATAAGTGTCAGTATATACATGACGACTTTTCATTTTCTGATACTTTCAAATATGATGGTAAATTATTTTGGGCTACTTTTAAGCATCACTAgttgcccaaaaaaaaaaaaaatccttacatgttatttttcttgtagtgaTTCCCTTACTTGGTAGAATATTCTATAGCTTTCTGAAAGAATATTTAAATTCTGACAAAACGGCCCAacattttttagaattaaaagaaaattgcagGTAACTACTAAAGTAAATTTCCCATTTGAAAAAATGTAGTATAATTCAGGTCTACatgttttttaatcttttcataATTCTCTTTATATAACTGCTCCTCATAGATTTTAGAATTAAGAATTTTAAAGCTTCTGCTTTTAAAAGGTGTCTACAACAGATCAATCTTTATAAAAGaagtgccctttttttttttttgaaagaataaaGTTCAATATGGGGGGATCGTAACTGCTAGTCAATTATTTCAAAAGCACATGATCGGCGATAGGAAGAGTACATCCATCGCATGTGAGGACTCAGAGATAACAAGGCTTACGAATTTCAACCTGGCTCAATTCATCTGAATGTTAAATCTATTGTTGGGTCGCTTGTCGCTAAGTTTATTATAGATTGAGACCAGCTTATTTATCTGACATATTATTACGGAGCAAAAAATTTGAGCTTATTTTAGCCAATAACAAATCGCCAACACATTACCTCAAACCTAATGTTGAGTGCTACAAAGTAGTCAGCATTGACAGCAACCGTGGGGCTGTGGAAGGTCTTGAGGGGCTTCCCATCCTTTCCACCTGTGGATGCTGTGTCATTCCCTGTTATGGTGGGAGGGCTCTCTCCAGTGCCCAACAGGGTTATGAAGGACATGGCCTTTGGAATCACTATCTTTTCCCTAAAATCACAACATCACtacattattaaatatatatatagtccggctactatactatcgatagtaccaagtccttggtacatactattgagttttctaccgttagatcttcCCTTCGattatttccacccgttagattatactattaaaccaaccatccACACAACCCTAGGGGATtattatcaatttaaccggggaccactatcatcctaaccgcacatcctttcatccaacggccgaaaactcaatagtaccaaaggcttagtactattgatagtatagtagcataattctatatatatatatatatatatatatatatatatatatatatNggagctttcaaatcgacgatcggcactattgaacataatctatatcacttgaagtatttagaaatcaaatttcaaatcttttcgatatcatttacttaatgattaaagggtttcaaaattagtaattttaattgttaatatgaggggttttctcgtttaacggtgtaaagctatccaaatcaattgaattttggttagaaaattttttaaactatttagaacaagatctatactctcgatcatgattacaaaatttctatcattattttttagaggatattcattttcagccattcatttttacgcccacttgatggacaagaaaataatatcgaaaaagtatgaaatttaatttctagatacttcaagtggtatagatcatgttcaacggtgccgatcgtcgatttgaaaactccatcatcaaaaacaaatgggtggcaacgcagcccgtttgctaccgatagtattccaactcaactctacatatatatagttctttACTCAAGAAGTAGAAGTTAACAAACAGAAAATCTAGAACTAATTAAATAGCTAGCATCGACAAAATAAtagttctaatttaaaatttttgttctgATCAATCAGCGCGCTGTTATTAACAAAGAAatgcagcaaaaaaaaaaaaaagtgacaaaTGTAGAACCAAAgaagaaaattcttttatttccttttttctaaGTAATAAGATAGTTACATATTGATCAACATTAATTATCATCTCTCatagtccaaaaaaaaaaaaaaaaaaaaaaaaacactaaagtTGTACTATAGAAACATGCTTTTATAAGCCAATTTTActgaatataaattatatagatgCTCTTATTTGATAGTATAAgttttgagaaaaaatagttatttttttttttttttttttttttttttttatttcatatatattaataacgGTATCAGAAAAAAATTCTGTGTCCGAGTCCACCAAATTTTAAAcgttatttaataattttttcattaaaaaaaaatataaaatatgtaaacaTCATTCTCCCATAACTAAGTCTATCGAAAGAACAGCTGTTTCCATATAattaacaaataatatatatatattatatataatatatatatatatataaaagatgattgagctaggtatcaacaatatatatatattacgctATAAATTCCTGGTTTGATCACAAATATGACTCTCCTAGTGTTGTCAATGGGTATCATCTATGGCTCCCCTTAAGCTCCTAATAAATCTCCACTTCCATCTGGCACACAGTGGATCCACCACCGCCGGCTGCGGCCTCGCCAGCTTGCGTCGAGGGCCTCCGACCGCTgccctcccgccgccgccgttcgGTGAGTAGTAGGTTCAGGTGGAGTGCAAGTAGTAAGTCCTTTTGTAATTTTGAACATTCCAAGATACCACCTCTTGAAACCATTTGTGCTTGGTTAAGAGGAGGAGTAGCACTAGAGAAGGATGTGCaaggtgagagagagaatgtgagagaggaagagagagaaaggttggACCTTTGATGACATGAAGATGATcatggaagagagagagagagagagagagagagaggttgcaAAAGTTTCAAGTTGTTGTGGAGCCATATACATGGTGGGGAGGGTTTAAATATTGCATGAGATTGGAGACATAAgataaggaaaaggaaaaagggacttttgcttatttatttctgaataatgttcaaaaattttcaatatttttctaaattttaaatccaaTTAGTAAATCCTAGCTAGGGGTTTGGGGATATTTAAAGAAATTCTGAAAATcaataaaggtattttgatcgaccagaagaaaattaaatacttttaaAGATTTGAAGGGTATAATATTGGATATTATTTCttgaaaaataattagtttttctaaaaatctaagttattataaatatatatatatatatatatatatatatatatatttttcatgtcTGGCTCAAATCttgactttttattttaatttcataataaattatatggaACAATAATCTTACTCCTAAAACTTAAGCTCTCAGCGAAcagaatatattatattttgtattcaatGCTTTTATTAAAGAgaaatcattttttaaaaaaactttcttaAACTCGAATTTAACTGAATTACTAAAGAAATCGAATCACATAGTTCAACATGAGTCAATTCAGTTTCATAATTCAATGTGGACAAAAATATGATAATCCAAtttgaaccaaaaaaataattacatcaGCATGACATTAATATTGGTggtatttttttccaaaaaaaataatttccttGCTACTTCATCAAAAGGCAAAATGGTAGGAGCAACATGACAACTGGTTcccatttttaatcttttccaaTACAATGATACATACAATAGTGGAGGATCAcatacaatataatatatatattgcactGTTCTTAGTTATTTCTCACCACTCTTGTGTAATTTATGGGCCTCAGAAGTGGAGCAACAACTTATGCTTGTCCTTGTCCctttatctatttaatttaacttcTTGAGTTAAGAGTTTTTGTGTGGTGTGATTTTTCATAG is a genomic window of Ananas comosus cultivar F153 linkage group 13, ASM154086v1, whole genome shotgun sequence containing:
- the LOC109719159 gene encoding probable pectinesterase 53, translating into MIPIDNTRRVIFVIKPGIYREKIVIPKAMSFITLLGTGESPPTITGNDTASTGGKDGKPLKTFHSPTVAVNADYFVALNIRFENAAPNPESGQVGGQAVALRVSGGKAAFYNCSFYGTQDTLYDHKGLHYFNNCFIQGSVDFIFGYGRSLYENCYLNSIAKKVASLTAQKGGGLAPMESGFSFTRSTIAGSGGGPVYLGRAWGKHSRVVFSYTFMDKVVIPQGWNSWRIRRPESSGVYYGEYQCSGPGANWTGRVRWAHLLTAAEAQPFLGTHYVVGDAWILGPPLP